One segment of Corynebacterium atrinae DNA contains the following:
- a CDS encoding ArsR/SmtB family transcription factor, with amino-acid sequence MTTAAHAQDSLELALDRCCAPGGNPPVTREDAEVISRLFKAIADPIRLQILGLVRSSPDQEICACELPEPLGITQPTVSHHLKILVEADLLARERRGQWAWFRLVPETLSIARRALEF; translated from the coding sequence ATGACGACAGCTGCACACGCACAGGATTCACTTGAGCTAGCTCTGGACCGGTGCTGCGCCCCCGGGGGAAATCCCCCGGTCACCCGTGAGGATGCTGAAGTCATTTCTCGGTTGTTCAAGGCCATCGCTGATCCAATTCGCCTGCAGATACTCGGCCTTGTTCGTAGCTCGCCCGATCAAGAAATTTGCGCTTGTGAATTGCCGGAGCCGCTGGGCATTACCCAGCCCACTGTGAGCCATCATCTCAAGATCCTCGTAGAGGCTGACCTCCTTGCTCGTGAGCGTCGTGGTCAGTGGGCGTGGTTTAGGCTTGTGCCAGAGACACTCTCCATCGCGCGGCGAGCGCTGGAGTTTTGA
- a CDS encoding TetR/AcrR family transcriptional regulator, with product MNAINSAAPPRARKVQMDMATEPKSAYHHGDLRAALLGHAADMLESGENFSMRALAKRAGVSNAAPYRHFDDREALESAVALEGFQDLRAQLASLPTPPSDPTDLAEFGVIYVRFALAHPARFKLMFGRECDDRDDERVRAAGALNDLLTSAVAADFPDSDAPALATAAWALAHGLAFLHLDGKLDNHDPTTIDARVRTSFAAILT from the coding sequence ATGAATGCAATCAACTCAGCGGCACCCCCTCGGGCGCGGAAAGTGCAGATGGATATGGCGACGGAACCCAAGTCCGCGTATCACCACGGTGACCTGCGGGCGGCGCTGTTGGGCCACGCCGCAGACATGCTCGAGTCCGGGGAAAACTTCTCCATGCGGGCGCTGGCCAAGCGGGCCGGCGTGTCCAACGCCGCACCCTACCGGCACTTCGATGACCGGGAGGCCCTCGAATCGGCCGTCGCCCTCGAGGGTTTCCAGGACCTTCGGGCGCAGCTGGCTTCATTGCCCACTCCCCCATCCGATCCGACTGATCTCGCGGAGTTCGGCGTCATCTACGTCCGATTCGCCCTCGCCCATCCGGCCCGCTTCAAGCTCATGTTCGGCCGCGAGTGCGACGATCGCGATGACGAACGGGTCCGCGCTGCGGGAGCCCTCAATGATCTCCTGACCAGCGCAGTCGCCGCCGACTTCCCCGACTCGGATGCGCCCGCCCTGGCCACTGCGGCGTGGGCGCTGGCCCACGGGCTGGCGTTTCTCCATCTTGATGGGAAACTCGACAACCACGACCCCACGACTATCGACGCCCGCGTCCGCACATCGTTCGCCGCCATCCTCACCTAG
- a CDS encoding Txe/YoeB family addiction module toxin, translated as MPPVWDEHAWDDYLWWQTQDRKVLKRINLLVKDIVRNGNEGIGKPEPLKHDFAGYWSRRITDEHRLVYKLTATELLIAAFRYHY; from the coding sequence ATGCCGCCTGTCTGGGATGAGCATGCGTGGGACGACTATCTCTGGTGGCAAACGCAAGACCGAAAAGTACTGAAAAGAATCAACCTGCTAGTGAAAGACATTGTCCGAAACGGCAATGAGGGTATTGGCAAACCGGAGCCGCTGAAGCACGACTTCGCCGGCTACTGGTCTCGCCGCATCACCGACGAGCACCGGCTCGTCTACAAACTCACCGCAACAGAGCTTCTCATTGCCGCCTTCCGCTATCACTACTGA
- a CDS encoding tocopherol cyclase family protein, with protein sequence MSLIGKYRSTGADPLFGDPRRAHRGVAMEGYFWRITDPDTGRVVIALCGANEGPEGSWSTIGLASWPTGFVRTEALDGAWTDPDGLGVRGGFSNASRTRPAFDGNDRELHVNLGEDAQLDVTFHDLAPWPHRMLGGSSIFQTIPALNQYWHPWLPGGRASGVARIGGETWEFDGAQVYSEKNWGREGFPESWWWGQAQGFAEPAASVAFAGGVVTSGPLTVEVTALVVMLPDGRVIRLGDPAISPVATTTSDEEWHLSGRGFGWRIEVSASAPLDQAFVLPVPLPSEHRNTPGDLEHLGGDLTVTVSRFGKHVWTGTTELAALEHGGLDRARAELRRRGLDEGLTHAPPQC encoded by the coding sequence ATGTCCCTAATAGGCAAATACCGCTCCACCGGAGCCGACCCGCTCTTCGGCGATCCCCGTCGCGCCCACCGTGGGGTGGCGATGGAGGGCTACTTCTGGCGAATCACCGATCCCGATACTGGCCGCGTGGTCATCGCGCTGTGCGGCGCAAACGAGGGACCGGAAGGCTCTTGGTCGACAATTGGTCTGGCATCGTGGCCGACCGGCTTTGTTCGCACTGAGGCCCTCGATGGAGCGTGGACCGATCCCGATGGGCTGGGAGTCCGTGGCGGTTTTTCCAACGCGAGTCGCACCAGGCCGGCATTCGACGGCAACGACCGAGAATTGCACGTCAACCTGGGCGAAGACGCTCAACTCGACGTGACTTTCCACGATCTCGCCCCGTGGCCGCATCGCATGCTCGGCGGCTCCAGCATCTTCCAAACGATCCCCGCACTCAATCAGTATTGGCACCCATGGTTGCCAGGCGGACGCGCATCGGGTGTGGCGAGAATCGGCGGTGAGACCTGGGAATTCGATGGCGCCCAAGTGTACTCGGAGAAGAACTGGGGTCGCGAGGGCTTCCCCGAATCGTGGTGGTGGGGTCAGGCGCAGGGCTTCGCCGAGCCCGCCGCGTCGGTGGCCTTCGCCGGAGGTGTGGTCACCTCGGGCCCCCTCACGGTCGAGGTGACAGCACTGGTGGTCATGCTTCCCGACGGCCGCGTCATCCGACTCGGCGATCCCGCCATCAGTCCGGTCGCCACGACAACATCCGACGAGGAATGGCATCTGTCGGGTCGCGGTTTCGGGTGGCGCATCGAGGTGTCGGCCTCAGCACCCTTGGACCAGGCCTTCGTGTTGCCGGTTCCGCTGCCCAGTGAGCATCGGAATACCCCGGGCGACTTGGAACATCTCGGCGGCGATCTCACTGTGACTGTTTCTAGGTTCGGCAAGCATGTGTGGACGGGCACGACCGAGCTCGCTGCCCTTGAGCATGGCGGCTTGGATCGGGCCCGCGCGGAATTGCGACGTCGTGGGCTTGACGAGGGTTTGACGCACGCGCCACCGCAATGTTGA
- a CDS encoding arsenate reductase ArsC, translated as MLEESPRPSVLFVCVHNAGRSQMAQAWLSHLAGQAVEVRSAGSAPADTVNPAAVQAMAEVGIDISASQPKLLTNETVQSSDVVITMGCGDACPYFPGKRFEDWLLEDPAGMGVAAVRPIRDEIRDRVVVLLRSLKIPTIADGA; from the coding sequence ATGCTTGAAGAATCGCCCCGCCCTTCCGTACTTTTCGTCTGCGTCCACAACGCTGGCCGCTCGCAGATGGCCCAGGCCTGGCTCAGCCACCTTGCAGGTCAAGCTGTGGAAGTTCGTTCCGCCGGTTCGGCCCCTGCCGACACTGTAAATCCCGCCGCAGTCCAAGCAATGGCTGAAGTAGGGATCGACATTAGTGCTTCCCAACCCAAGTTGCTTACCAATGAAACTGTCCAATCTTCGGACGTCGTAATCACCATGGGATGCGGAGATGCCTGCCCATACTTTCCTGGCAAACGCTTCGAAGACTGGCTCCTCGAAGATCCAGCGGGAATGGGAGTCGCGGCAGTACGTCCGATCCGTGACGAAATTCGCGATAGAGTAGTGGTCCTATTGAGGTCATTGAAAATCCCGACCATCGCTGACGGCGCTTAG
- a CDS encoding type 1 glutamine amidotransferase domain-containing protein has translation MTKRILHVVTNVDHYESDPSHPTGLWLSELTHAWDEFEAQGFEQTIVSPVGGHSPLEPRSLKFPTYDKSAKAWHEDPARMALLDDTRSPDQLQSSDFDAIFFTGGHAVMYDFPDSDGLQRLTREIFEAGGVVGAVCHGYCGLLNTKLSDGRLLVDGRRLTGFSWREEVLAGVTKLVPYDVEADMKERGADYHKTLVPFAPYAIADGNLVTGQNPGSAKKTAEKIVEVLKG, from the coding sequence ATGACCAAGCGCATCCTCCACGTAGTCACCAACGTCGACCACTACGAATCCGACCCGTCCCATCCCACCGGCCTGTGGCTCTCCGAACTCACCCACGCCTGGGACGAGTTCGAGGCCCAAGGCTTCGAGCAAACCATCGTCAGCCCGGTCGGCGGCCATTCCCCGCTCGAGCCGCGGTCGCTGAAATTCCCCACCTACGACAAATCCGCGAAGGCGTGGCACGAGGATCCCGCGCGCATGGCGCTTCTCGACGACACCCGTTCCCCAGACCAACTCCAATCCTCCGACTTCGACGCCATCTTCTTCACCGGTGGCCACGCCGTCATGTACGACTTCCCCGACTCCGACGGCCTCCAACGCCTCACCCGCGAGATCTTCGAAGCCGGGGGCGTCGTCGGTGCCGTGTGCCACGGCTATTGCGGACTGCTGAACACCAAGCTTTCCGACGGCCGCCTACTCGTCGATGGCCGCCGCCTGACAGGTTTCTCCTGGCGGGAAGAGGTACTCGCGGGCGTCACAAAGCTTGTACCGTACGACGTGGAAGCCGACATGAAGGAGCGCGGCGCCGACTACCACAAAACCCTCGTTCCCTTTGCCCCTTATGCCATCGCAGATGGCAACCTTGTCACCGGGCAGAACCCCGGTTCGGCGAAGAAGACTGCAGAGAAGATCGTAGAGGTGCTCAAGGGGTAG
- a CDS encoding low temperature requirement protein A — MTTQSRFRLVPMRPRDPGEEGRTASTLELFFDLVFVVAVSTAAVQLHHALSAGHVWDGIASYGMVFFGIWWAWMNFTWFATSFDTDDWLYRVLTFVQMAGVLVLASGIGPVFEHRDFTVLIIAYIVMRLAMVAQWLRASRWAGPTRRATQIYAAGIAVVQVIWLGSLLLPTDLFYVALVVLILAELAVPILAENTGSTPWHPHHITERYGLFALILLGESLLASANAIIEAVHDDHDLGPLIAMAVLTLVATAALWWIYFWPPHHNAISSFSSSLVYGYGHFFIFAAAGAFSAGIEAEIDVITGRSELHQPWASFAFTIPLAVFILGIWVLAIRSHADRIVNTVVPLAGILVLVDPLIPVPFALTAVILAVTVAVLVWRPPVDEVR; from the coding sequence CAACTCAATCCCGCTTCCGCCTCGTTCCGATGCGCCCCCGCGACCCCGGTGAAGAGGGTCGTACTGCGTCGACGCTGGAGCTGTTTTTTGATCTCGTTTTCGTCGTCGCGGTCAGTACTGCAGCAGTCCAACTGCATCACGCCCTTAGCGCAGGCCATGTCTGGGACGGGATCGCCAGCTACGGGATGGTGTTCTTCGGGATCTGGTGGGCGTGGATGAATTTCACGTGGTTCGCCACCAGTTTTGATACTGATGATTGGTTGTATCGCGTTCTCACGTTCGTGCAGATGGCCGGAGTTTTGGTGCTTGCCTCGGGCATTGGCCCCGTCTTCGAGCACCGTGATTTCACGGTCCTCATCATCGCCTACATTGTCATGCGTCTGGCGATGGTTGCCCAGTGGTTGCGGGCTTCCCGGTGGGCGGGGCCGACTCGCCGAGCGACGCAGATCTATGCCGCAGGGATTGCCGTGGTGCAGGTGATATGGCTAGGTTCGCTCCTTCTGCCAACGGACCTGTTCTACGTCGCCCTGGTAGTCCTCATCTTGGCGGAGCTGGCGGTGCCGATCCTCGCTGAGAACACTGGGTCGACGCCCTGGCACCCGCACCACATCACGGAACGCTACGGCCTGTTCGCGCTCATCTTGCTTGGCGAGAGCCTTTTGGCCTCCGCCAACGCCATCATCGAGGCCGTCCACGACGACCATGATCTTGGCCCTTTGATCGCGATGGCGGTGCTCACGTTGGTCGCGACGGCCGCGTTGTGGTGGATCTATTTCTGGCCGCCGCATCACAACGCTATTAGCTCGTTTAGTAGTTCCTTGGTTTATGGGTACGGGCACTTTTTTATCTTCGCTGCGGCGGGAGCGTTCTCTGCGGGTATTGAGGCTGAGATCGATGTCATCACTGGGCGCAGCGAGCTGCATCAGCCGTGGGCTTCTTTCGCGTTTACTATCCCGCTAGCCGTGTTTATCCTCGGCATTTGGGTGCTGGCGATAAGGTCTCACGCCGACCGGATCGTCAATACTGTCGTGCCGTTGGCGGGCATCCTAGTACTCGTCGACCCACTCATTCCCGTCCCGTTCGCGCTGACTGCGGTGATCTTGGCGGTCACTGTCGCGGTGCTCGTCTGGCGGCCACCGGTGGACGAGGTGAGGTAG
- a CDS encoding winged helix-turn-helix transcriptional regulator yields the protein MTTEDWNPYERDCPTRRLLDQIGDTWTVLVVGALSDGPLRFGELTRRIEGISQKMLTQTLRALERDGLVKRTQYPEIPPRVEYELTPEGHSLREPLKILEDWANAHMSSIITSRKLYDAPA from the coding sequence ATGACCACCGAAGACTGGAACCCCTATGAACGCGACTGCCCCACCCGTCGCCTGCTCGACCAGATCGGAGACACCTGGACCGTTCTCGTCGTGGGCGCCCTGTCCGACGGCCCACTGCGCTTCGGCGAGCTGACCAGGCGCATTGAGGGCATCTCCCAGAAAATGCTCACCCAAACACTTCGAGCCCTCGAACGCGATGGCCTGGTCAAGCGCACGCAGTATCCGGAAATCCCGCCGCGCGTCGAATACGAGCTCACCCCCGAGGGGCATTCGCTGCGCGAGCCCCTCAAAATCCTCGAGGACTGGGCCAACGCACACATGTCCAGCATCATCACATCCAGGAAGCTTTACGACGCCCCCGCCTAG
- the arsB gene encoding ACR3 family arsenite efflux transporter has protein sequence MSSLDRFLPVWIGAAMGLGLLLGRNIPGLDTALDAVQIHGVSLPIAIGLLVMMYPPLAKVRYDKIGTVTSDRRMIFSSIILNWLVGPALMFTLAWTFLPDLPEYQTGLIIVGLARCIAMVIIWNDLACGDREAAAVLVAINSVFQIIAFATLGWFYLSVLPGWLGLQQTVLDVSFQEIAVSVLIFLGVPLLAGYFSRRIGEATKGRVWYEDRFLPRISPFALLGLLFTIVILFALQGDQITSKPFDVARIAIPLLIYFAVMWGGGYLLGRALNLSYERTTTLAFTAAGNNFELAIAVAIATFGVTSGQALAGVVGPLIEVPVLVALVYVSLALRDRFPIKPSKRLDS, from the coding sequence ATGTCGTCCCTTGATCGCTTTCTACCAGTGTGGATCGGGGCAGCAATGGGGCTCGGACTACTGCTGGGCCGAAACATCCCAGGGCTCGATACCGCCTTAGATGCTGTACAGATTCACGGTGTTTCTCTGCCGATCGCAATAGGCCTACTCGTGATGATGTATCCACCATTGGCAAAAGTCCGGTACGACAAGATCGGCACAGTGACGAGCGACCGGCGGATGATCTTCAGCTCCATTATCCTCAACTGGTTAGTGGGCCCCGCACTGATGTTCACGCTTGCATGGACGTTCCTCCCCGACTTGCCTGAGTATCAGACAGGGTTGATTATTGTCGGCCTTGCGCGGTGTATCGCCATGGTCATCATCTGGAATGACCTCGCGTGCGGCGACCGTGAAGCAGCAGCCGTCCTAGTCGCCATCAATTCAGTTTTCCAGATCATCGCATTCGCCACTCTCGGATGGTTTTACCTTTCGGTGCTGCCAGGGTGGTTGGGTCTCCAGCAAACCGTGCTCGATGTCTCTTTCCAAGAGATTGCGGTGTCCGTATTGATTTTCTTAGGGGTCCCCCTTCTCGCTGGCTACTTTTCGCGCCGAATCGGAGAGGCGACCAAGGGACGAGTTTGGTACGAAGACAGATTCCTACCTCGAATATCGCCATTTGCGCTGCTAGGACTGTTGTTTACCATCGTCATTCTCTTCGCCCTTCAAGGGGACCAGATCACCAGCAAGCCTTTCGACGTAGCCCGTATCGCAATACCCCTACTCATCTATTTTGCTGTGATGTGGGGCGGCGGGTACTTGCTAGGCAGGGCCTTGAACCTGTCCTACGAACGGACGACAACCCTCGCTTTCACTGCAGCAGGTAACAACTTCGAGCTTGCGATTGCCGTAGCCATCGCGACGTTTGGGGTTACATCTGGGCAAGCTTTGGCGGGGGTCGTCGGACCGCTAATTGAAGTTCCTGTTCTCGTCGCTCTTGTCTACGTATCACTCGCCCTTCGCGACCGATTTCCGATCAAACCCTCAAAGCGGCTGGACAGCTAA
- a CDS encoding YtoQ family protein, with amino-acid sequence MSFTVYLSGEIHTDWREQIQRGATAAGLDVVFTAPVTDHPASDAAGDHLAHAASGFWRDHQSAKVNSIRTRTLIEQADMVVVRFGEEYKQWNAAFDAGYCAALGKPYVTLHVEDIVHPLKEVDAAAQAWCTTPDQVVEILRYVLKA; translated from the coding sequence ATGAGTTTCACTGTTTATCTTTCTGGCGAGATCCACACCGATTGGCGCGAGCAGATCCAGCGCGGGGCCACCGCTGCGGGACTCGATGTCGTCTTTACGGCTCCGGTGACTGATCATCCGGCCAGTGATGCCGCGGGTGATCACCTTGCTCATGCTGCCAGCGGCTTCTGGCGCGATCATCAGTCCGCCAAGGTCAATTCCATTCGTACTCGGACGCTCATCGAGCAGGCCGATATGGTCGTCGTCCGCTTTGGTGAGGAGTATAAGCAGTGGAACGCTGCTTTTGACGCGGGCTATTGTGCGGCTCTAGGTAAGCCCTATGTGACGCTGCATGTTGAGGACATTGTTCATCCGCTCAAGGAAGTCGATGCCGCAGCCCAGGCGTGGTGCACGACGCCCGATCAGGTCGTGGAGATCTTGAGGTACGTGCTTAAAGCCTGA
- the arfB gene encoding alternative ribosome rescue aminoacyl-tRNA hydrolase ArfB: MKDLPIAPGPGVPEGLVIPAADLNERFARSSGPGGQGVNTTDSKVQLSIDLATNSFLTDAQRRRALRNLENRTSGTVLTVSVTTQRSQIRNRAEARERMAALLRQALAPQPPTRRRTKPTRGSVRRRLATKKHRSDIKAARRRPTFE, encoded by the coding sequence ATGAAAGATCTGCCGATCGCACCAGGTCCCGGGGTTCCCGAGGGCCTGGTCATTCCAGCGGCGGATCTCAATGAGCGTTTCGCCCGGTCTTCGGGTCCTGGTGGCCAGGGTGTCAACACCACCGACAGCAAGGTTCAACTATCGATCGATCTCGCCACCAACAGCTTCTTGACCGATGCTCAACGCCGACGGGCCTTGCGCAATCTCGAAAATCGGACCAGCGGAACCGTACTTACCGTCTCCGTCACCACGCAGCGGTCTCAGATCCGCAACCGGGCGGAAGCCCGGGAGCGGATGGCCGCGTTATTGCGCCAGGCACTGGCACCGCAACCGCCGACCCGGCGAAGGACGAAGCCGACGCGGGGATCAGTGCGGCGTCGATTAGCAACGAAGAAGCACCGATCCGACATCAAAGCCGCGAGGCGTCGACCCACTTTCGAGTGA
- a CDS encoding YceI family protein, whose protein sequence is MTDNSSGKTKKIIAIAAAVVAVIIAAALIIPRIYAANESSDVAAPSLSTSSSAEATTATVTDINGAWTVSAGSYAGYRVNEVLNGADVTVVGRTDTVTGDAAVDNDTLNSGSITVDLASVTTDSDRRDNYFRTQAIDTAVNPSAVFTITEPASLEGLGSDPIDVTVQGDLTINGITKPASATLQVAVVNGEINAAGSVPITWSDFGVEAPNLGFVAVEDAGTLEFLVVLAK, encoded by the coding sequence ATGACGGACAACAGTTCCGGCAAGACCAAAAAGATCATCGCCATCGCGGCGGCAGTAGTGGCCGTCATCATTGCTGCGGCATTGATCATTCCTCGCATCTATGCGGCAAATGAATCCAGCGACGTCGCTGCTCCCAGCCTGAGCACCAGCAGCTCGGCCGAGGCCACCACCGCTACTGTCACAGATATCAACGGGGCATGGACCGTCAGTGCCGGTTCCTATGCGGGATACCGAGTCAACGAAGTCCTCAACGGCGCCGACGTCACCGTCGTCGGCCGCACCGACACCGTCACTGGCGACGCCGCCGTAGACAATGACACCCTCAACTCCGGCAGCATCACCGTCGACCTGGCCAGCGTGACCACCGACTCAGATCGCCGAGACAACTACTTCCGCACCCAAGCCATCGACACCGCCGTCAACCCGAGCGCGGTTTTCACCATCACTGAGCCCGCCTCCCTCGAAGGCTTGGGTAGCGACCCGATCGATGTCACGGTCCAGGGCGACTTGACCATCAACGGAATCACTAAGCCGGCCTCCGCCACGCTCCAAGTAGCCGTAGTCAACGGTGAGATCAACGCAGCAGGCAGTGTTCCCATCACCTGGTCCGACTTCGGTGTCGAAGCACCGAACCTGGGATTCGTCGCGGTTGAAGATGCGGGGACCTTGGAGTTCCTTGTCGTCCTGGCGAAGTAG
- a CDS encoding DinB family protein: protein MGKGTQSYYDGREHEASQPSASAEEERDVLLAFLTEHRRLLRETVLQLNDEEARRRLVPSLTTPMGLLKHAAFVENVWFVCRFGGKTRAEMGVPETIDESFMLEPDGTLADLAAEHEKAIAAADQVISHLSLDDHCTHPTMGELSLRWVLTHCIRELAQHAGHADILVEQIVAQRSA, encoded by the coding sequence ATGGGTAAAGGCACTCAAAGCTATTACGACGGTCGGGAACATGAAGCAAGTCAGCCATCGGCAAGCGCAGAGGAAGAACGCGACGTACTCCTGGCTTTCCTGACCGAACATCGGCGGCTGCTCCGGGAGACCGTCCTACAGCTTAACGACGAGGAGGCTCGACGTCGCCTCGTGCCCTCCTTGACCACTCCAATGGGGCTTCTCAAGCACGCGGCCTTCGTCGAGAATGTGTGGTTTGTGTGCCGTTTCGGCGGGAAAACGCGCGCCGAGATGGGCGTCCCCGAGACGATCGATGAGAGCTTTATGTTGGAACCCGACGGCACCCTTGCAGATCTTGCCGCAGAACACGAGAAGGCAATTGCCGCCGCCGACCAGGTCATCAGCCACCTGAGCCTGGATGACCACTGTACCCATCCGACCATGGGCGAGCTCTCCCTCCGGTGGGTGCTTACTCACTGCATCCGCGAGCTAGCTCAACACGCAGGCCACGCGGACATCCTCGTCGAGCAGATCGTGGCTCAGCGGTCCGCCTGA
- a CDS encoding NADH:flavin oxidoreductase/NADH oxidase family protein: MHRLHTTSPVFEPLTLANGATLPNRIAKAAMEENMAAPGQLPGEELTTLYRRWSKGGTGLLITGNVMVHDAALTGPAGIVLDGDQPLEPFRRWAEAAKSGGARVWMQINHPGRQVMADMPGVAWAPSARRVDVGKQSRRFAVPTEMTAAQIRETIDRFATTASLAEQAGFDGVEVHAAHGYLLSQFLSPLSNMRTDEWGGSLDNRARLLLEIVRAIRASVDPGFAVAVKLNSADFQRGGFDADDARRVIDMLAPLGVDLVELSGGSYESPAMTGSSADERTLAREAYFLELATELAATSPLPLILTGGITRLAVAEQVLAEGVAVVGMGSALAVDPGLPKKWQHDAEAKVTLAPINAKDKAIASAMSMARIRTQLRRVGAGKPTRPDANPLLMFAADQVRQKLALRRYRRWLAARP; the protein is encoded by the coding sequence ATGCACCGTTTACATACTACGTCCCCCGTCTTCGAACCCCTCACCCTCGCCAACGGCGCGACGCTGCCCAACCGCATCGCCAAAGCCGCAATGGAGGAGAACATGGCCGCCCCGGGCCAGCTGCCCGGCGAAGAGCTGACCACCTTGTACCGACGCTGGAGCAAGGGCGGCACGGGCCTGCTCATCACCGGAAACGTCATGGTCCACGATGCCGCGTTGACTGGACCGGCCGGGATCGTGCTCGACGGCGACCAGCCGCTCGAACCCTTCCGCCGTTGGGCAGAGGCTGCCAAGTCCGGCGGCGCGCGGGTGTGGATGCAGATCAACCATCCCGGGCGCCAGGTCATGGCGGACATGCCGGGCGTGGCGTGGGCACCCTCGGCACGGCGCGTGGACGTCGGCAAGCAAAGTCGACGTTTCGCCGTGCCGACCGAAATGACCGCCGCCCAGATCCGGGAGACCATCGACCGCTTCGCCACCACGGCGTCGCTGGCCGAGCAGGCCGGCTTCGACGGCGTGGAGGTCCACGCCGCCCACGGGTACCTGTTGTCCCAATTCCTGTCGCCGCTGAGCAACATGCGCACCGACGAGTGGGGCGGCTCGCTGGACAATCGTGCCCGCTTGCTCCTCGAGATCGTGCGGGCCATCCGCGCCTCAGTTGACCCGGGATTCGCCGTCGCCGTCAAGCTCAATTCCGCTGATTTCCAGCGCGGAGGCTTCGACGCAGATGATGCCCGGCGCGTCATCGACATGCTGGCGCCGCTGGGAGTTGACCTCGTCGAGCTCAGCGGCGGCAGCTACGAAAGCCCCGCGATGACCGGCTCCTCCGCCGATGAGCGCACGCTCGCCCGAGAGGCCTATTTCCTCGAGCTGGCCACGGAGCTGGCGGCGACGAGCCCCCTTCCTCTCATCCTCACGGGAGGTATCACGCGTTTGGCGGTCGCGGAGCAAGTCCTCGCCGAGGGCGTCGCGGTCGTCGGCATGGGCTCGGCGCTGGCCGTCGACCCGGGCCTGCCGAAGAAGTGGCAGCACGACGCTGAGGCAAAGGTGACGCTGGCCCCGATTAATGCCAAGGACAAGGCCATCGCCTCGGCCATGTCGATGGCCCGCATCCGCACCCAGCTGCGACGGGTGGGTGCCGGCAAGCCCACGCGCCCCGACGCCAATCCTTTGCTGATGTTCGCCGCCGATCAGGTACGGCAGAAACTGGCGCTGCGCCGCTACCGCCGTTGGCTTGCCGCGCGCCCCTGA
- a CDS encoding type II toxin-antitoxin system Phd/YefM family antitoxin: MRTMSYTESRANYAQVLDDVTNDREAIVITRAGHDPVVMVSLADYESLRETAYLLRSPANARRLLDAMERLEAGRGEPHDAACLG, translated from the coding sequence ATGAGAACTATGAGCTACACCGAGTCACGTGCCAACTACGCACAGGTTCTGGACGATGTGACCAATGATCGCGAAGCAATCGTCATTACTCGAGCCGGACACGACCCTGTCGTCATGGTCTCGCTCGCCGATTACGAATCCCTTCGAGAAACTGCTTACCTGCTCCGCTCCCCTGCTAACGCGCGGCGTCTTCTCGACGCCATGGAACGCCTTGAAGCCGGCCGCGGCGAACCACATGATGCCGCCTGTCTGGGATGA